Proteins encoded within one genomic window of Flavobacterium gilvum:
- a CDS encoding RluA family pseudouridine synthase, which yields MKVISNKSNLQILHEDNHLIVVNKRVGDIVQGDKTGDKPLSEVVKEYIKEKYNKPGEVFLGVVHRLDRPTTGIVVFARTSKALVRMNELFSNRDTQKTYWAVVKNRPSKNEDTLVHYIKRNEKNNTSKAHTKEVPDSKMASLEYKIIKELDNYFGLEILLHTGRHHQIRAQLSAIGSPIKGDLKYGFDRSNPDGGIHLHARKLEFIHPVSKEKIIIVAPTPDEVIWNAI from the coding sequence ATGAAAGTAATTTCCAATAAATCCAATCTCCAAATTCTGCACGAAGACAATCATCTAATTGTCGTAAATAAACGCGTAGGCGATATTGTGCAAGGAGACAAAACAGGAGACAAACCATTAAGCGAAGTTGTAAAAGAATACATTAAAGAAAAATACAACAAGCCTGGCGAGGTATTTCTTGGAGTTGTTCATCGATTAGACAGACCAACCACAGGGATTGTCGTTTTTGCACGTACTAGCAAAGCTTTGGTACGTATGAATGAATTATTCAGTAATAGAGATACTCAAAAAACGTATTGGGCTGTGGTAAAAAACAGACCATCCAAAAACGAAGACACCCTTGTTCACTACATAAAAAGAAACGAAAAAAACAACACTTCCAAGGCGCATACAAAAGAAGTTCCCGATAGCAAAATGGCTAGTTTGGAGTACAAAATCATCAAAGAACTGGATAATTATTTCGGACTCGAAATTCTATTGCATACTGGAAGACACCATCAGATTCGAGCGCAATTATCTGCAATCGGTTCACCAATTAAGGGCGATTTAAAATACGGTTTTGACAGAAGTAATCCCGATGGAGGCATACATCTACACGCCCGAAAACTGGAATTTATCCATCCTGTTTCGAAAGAAAAAATCATTATCGTTGCTCCAACACCTGACGAGGTAATTTGGAATGCCATTTGA
- a CDS encoding aldehyde dehydrogenase produces MNYKLNINERKEALVKLLDVIIKHEDEIIEALQYDFKKPPFETIATEISYVVSELKYTIKNINKWAKIRQVFPSLLNFPSTDYVVKEPYGKVLIISPWNYPFQLAVCPMISAVAAGNQIVLKPSELAPKTSAIVLKIVEKTFHHQHVRVIEGDAGIAQKLLKHRWDYIFFTGSVAVGKIVAKAAAEHLTPVTLELGGKNPCIIDETANLKLAARRIVWGKFLNAGQTCIAPDYILIQERMKSHFVDYLKKEITKAYGKNPKESPDFARIINEKHCYRLMSLIEPRKVIFGGEADMDNCYIAPTLIEEDSLDSSLMSEEIFGPILPIITYKDEKEIAQTLSKYEKPLALYVFTDDRKFARKTVTTFSFGGGCVNDTVIHFANKRLPFGGVGHSGMGAYHGQLSFDTFSHKKGIVKKGNWLDLHFRYAPYAKKIETLKHILKWF; encoded by the coding sequence ATGAATTACAAATTAAATATTAATGAAAGAAAAGAAGCTTTAGTTAAATTATTGGATGTAATCATAAAGCACGAAGACGAAATAATTGAGGCCTTACAATACGATTTCAAAAAACCACCTTTTGAGACGATTGCCACAGAAATAAGCTATGTGGTATCCGAGTTAAAATACACTATAAAAAACATAAACAAATGGGCTAAAATAAGACAGGTATTCCCTTCCTTGCTTAACTTCCCATCAACAGATTATGTAGTGAAAGAGCCTTACGGCAAAGTTTTGATAATTTCTCCCTGGAATTATCCGTTCCAATTAGCGGTTTGCCCAATGATTTCGGCTGTTGCGGCGGGTAATCAGATTGTTTTAAAACCCTCGGAATTGGCTCCGAAAACTTCGGCGATAGTACTCAAAATAGTCGAAAAAACATTCCATCACCAGCACGTAAGAGTAATTGAAGGAGATGCTGGTATTGCTCAAAAATTACTGAAACATCGCTGGGATTATATCTTTTTTACGGGAAGTGTAGCTGTTGGAAAAATTGTTGCCAAAGCCGCTGCGGAACATCTCACTCCTGTAACCCTAGAATTGGGCGGAAAAAACCCCTGTATTATTGACGAAACAGCCAATTTAAAATTGGCAGCCAGAAGAATTGTCTGGGGAAAATTTTTGAATGCTGGACAAACCTGCATTGCGCCTGATTACATTTTGATTCAGGAAAGAATGAAAAGCCATTTTGTTGATTATTTGAAAAAAGAAATCACAAAAGCTTATGGCAAAAACCCAAAAGAATCTCCTGATTTTGCCCGAATTATAAACGAAAAACATTGCTACCGACTTATGAGCCTGATTGAACCCCGAAAAGTAATTTTTGGTGGCGAGGCTGATATGGACAATTGTTACATCGCTCCTACCCTAATTGAAGAAGACTCCTTGGACAGTTCGCTTATGTCTGAAGAAATATTTGGGCCAATCTTACCGATAATAACTTATAAAGACGAAAAAGAAATTGCTCAAACTCTTTCCAAATACGAGAAACCACTCGCGCTATACGTATTCACAGACGACAGGAAATTTGCCCGAAAAACAGTTACCACTTTCTCATTTGGTGGCGGTTGCGTCAATGATACCGTCATTCATTTTGCCAACAAAAGACTTCCTTTTGGGGGAGTGGGTCACAGCGGTATGGGCGCCTACCATGGCCAACTGAGTTTTGATACTTTTTCTCACAAAAAAGGAATCGTCAAAAAAGGTAATTGGTTGGATTTACATTTTCGATATGCACCCTATGCAAAAAAAATAGAAACTTTGAAGCATATATTAAAATGGTTTTAA
- a CDS encoding DUF2189 domain-containing protein produces the protein MNKTLQRLQEIEKNGYQIDFGNIFNNAFENYKKIAFYAGLVLIIFIILFIVLVTGILITSVGAETLTGELSPEKLKLENLSDSKFLIISIISIITSSLLSPFQASFFKMALCGDRDEAFHVSDLFTYYKLPYASKIIISTLLISLISLAQAVLFTFIHFEFLGTVISYLISFITILTVPLIIFGDLNISDAIKYSIVVVSKQPVVILGLVVVSVIGGLVGIMGCCIGLFFTIPFVFSTNYAIYSGIVGIDVPEDIQ, from the coding sequence ATGAACAAAACATTACAAAGACTTCAGGAAATTGAAAAAAATGGATACCAAATAGATTTTGGAAATATATTTAATAATGCATTCGAGAATTATAAAAAAATTGCTTTCTATGCGGGATTAGTTCTCATTATTTTTATCATTTTATTTATAGTTCTTGTTACCGGAATCTTAATAACCTCAGTAGGTGCTGAAACTTTGACTGGTGAGTTATCCCCAGAAAAATTGAAATTAGAAAACCTATCCGATTCTAAATTTTTAATCATTAGCATTATATCAATCATAACATCCAGTTTACTCAGTCCCTTTCAAGCTTCTTTTTTTAAAATGGCGCTTTGCGGAGACCGTGACGAAGCTTTTCATGTTTCGGATTTATTCACCTATTACAAACTTCCCTACGCCTCAAAAATCATTATTTCAACATTATTGATTTCGTTAATAAGTTTGGCACAGGCAGTATTATTTACTTTCATCCATTTTGAATTTCTAGGAACTGTTATCAGTTATTTAATCTCGTTCATCACGATACTTACCGTTCCTCTCATCATTTTTGGAGATTTAAATATCTCCGATGCTATAAAATACAGCATAGTGGTCGTTTCCAAACAACCTGTCGTTATTCTTGGATTGGTGGTAGTTTCTGTAATTGGTGGATTGGTAGGTATTATGGGGTGTTGTATTGGACTTTTTTTTACCATCCCTTTTGTGTTTTCCACGAATTATGCGATTTATTCTGGCATTGTTGGTATCGATGTCCCCGAAGATATTCAATAA